The following nucleotide sequence is from Pseudomonas sp. RC10.
ACGGCCTGAAACAATTGAGTGCTGTACTAAACGGCGGCCTTCGGGTCGCCGTTTTGCTTTAAGATATCCCCCCTTTTTGTAGGCGCGCGCTTGCCCGCGAAATCCGCGTGTCAGGCTCTACGTGACTGACGGTCCAATCGCAATCGCGGGCAAGCGCGCTCCTACAGGGTAAACACATTCATTTCTGCGGACCTTTCATGACAGCCCCAGCCGATCTCTCGCCCACTCTGCAACTCGCCTGCGACCTGATCCGTCGCCCATCGGTCACGCCGCTCGACGCCGATTGCCAGGCTGTGATGATGAAACGCCTGGGCGCTGCCGGTTTCATGCTGGAGCCGATGCGCATCGAAGACGTCGATAATTTCTGGGCGACCCATGGCACGCAAGATGGCCCGGTGCTGTGTTTCGCCGGCCACACCGACGTGGTGCCGACCGGTCCTGTGAAAGCGTGGCAGAACGACCCGTTCGACGCGCTGATCGATGAACACGGCATGCTTTGCGGCCGTGGCGCGGCGGACATGAAAGGCAGCCTGGCGTCGATGATCATCGCCACCGAACGTTTCGTCGCCGACCACCCGAACCACAAGGGCAAGGTTGCGTACCTGATCACCAGCGACGAAGAAGGCCCGGCGCACCACGGCACCAAGGCAGTGGTCGAGCGTCTGGCGGCGCGCAAGGAGCGTCTGGACTGGTGCATCGTCGGCGAGCCGTCGAGCACCACTCTGGTGGGCGATGTGGTGAAAAATGGCCGTCGCGGTTCCCTCGGCGCCACGCTGACCGTCAAAGGTGTTCAAGGCCACGTGGCCTACCCGCATCTGGCGAAAAACCCGATTCATCTGGCCGCTCCGGCGCTGGCTGAACTGGCCGCCGAGCATTGGGACGAAGGCAATGAATTCTTCCCGCCGACCAGCTTTCAGATCTCCAACCTGAATGCGGGCACCGGCGCGACCAACGTGATTCCCGGCGACCTGACCGCCATCTTCAACTTCCGCTTCTCCACCGAATCCACGGTCGAAGGATTGCAGAAACGCGTGGCCGACATTCTCGACAAACACGGGCTGGACTGGCACGTGGAGTGGGCGCTGTCGGGCCTGCCGTTCCTCACCGAGCCGGGTGCGTTGCTCGATGCCGTTTCGTCCAGCATCAAGACCGTTACCGGCCGTGACACCAAGGCGTCCACCAGCGGCGGTACGTCGGACGGCCGCTTTATCGCGACCCTCGGCACGCAGGTGGTGGAATTGGGGCCGGTCAACGCCACGATCCATCAGGTGAACGAACGCATTCTGGCCAGCGATCTCGACGTGCTGACCGAGATCTACTACCAGACCCTGGTCAAGTTGCTCGCCTGATGCTGACCTGCCCGATCTGCTCTGCCCCGCTCGATGCAGCGGACAACGGCGTGGTGTGCCCGGTCGGCCATCGCTTCGACCGCGCGCGTCAGGGTTACCTGAACCTGCTGCCGGTGCAGCACAAGAACAGCCGCGACCCTGGCGACAATCAGGCGATGGTCGAGGCGCGCCGGGATTTTCTCAACGCCGGGCATTACGCGCCGGTGGCGAAGCGTCTCGCTGAGCTGGCCGCCGAACGCGCCCCCGCGCACTGGCTCGACATTGGCTGCGGCGAGGGCTATTACACCGCCCAGATCGCCACAGCCCTGCCCCATGCCGATGGTTATGCGCTGGACATCTCTCGCGAAGCGGTCAAACGCGCCTGCAAACGCGACCCGAACCTGACCTGGTTGATCGCCAGCATGGCTCGCGTGCCGTTGCCAGACGCCAGTGTTCAGTTCATCGCCAGCGTGTTCAGCCCGTTGGACTGGGACGAGGCCAAGCGCCTGCTGTCGCCCGGCGGCGGCTTGATGCGTGTAGGACCGACCAACGAACACCTGATGGAATTGCGCCAGCGGCTGTACGACGAAGTCCGCGATTACGCCGATGACAAGCACTTAGCGCTGGTGCCTGAAGGCATGGCTTTGAAACACAGTGAGACCTTGCGTTTCAAACTGACGCTGGTGGACGGTCAGGCCCGGGCTAATCTGCTGGCGATGACGCCCCACGGCTGGCGCGCCAGTGCCGAGCGCCGGGCCAACGTCATCGATCAGGCCGAGCCGTTCGAGGTGACCGTGTCGATGCGCTACGATTATTTCGTTTTGCAGTGACCGGCTGACTTAATACCAGACACGAAACGCTGAACATGAAACACCGAATGAATCCGCGAATGGATTTTCCAGAACAACCCAGAGGTATCCATGCGCCAACCCGATATCGAGATTTACCTGAAAGACGCCGACGTCGATCACAAGGCCATCACCACTTGGCTGACCGCCGACATCGGCCCGTGCAGCGAGTGGGTGCAGAAAGGCCAGACCTGGAAATGCACCGCCGGTGACATCCCGGTGACTTGGATTCCCAAGGCTGTAGGAAAGTGGAACAGCCTTTGTCTGGACAGCGATAAAACCCCGTGGGACGACGACATCGCCTGCGCCCGCGCCGCTTTCAAAGCCTTGAACGTCGAAGTGCGTTGCGCACCAGGCACATGGGTCGAGGAAGAAAGCGACGAAGACGCCGACCGCTGGATTCGCATCAGTGCGGACGGTGAAGAAGAGATTACCTGGCGCACGTCGTAAGACGCCGCAAACCCGGGTCGGATGCGCCATGCGTCGTTTTGACGTGCACCTGTAACCTGTGGGAGCGAATTCATTCGCGATTGGCCGGTGCATCCCCCAGATGCGTACCGGCTTCACCATCGCATCGCGAATGAATTCGCTCCCACAGGGAATTACCCGCCCCTTCCCGCCGCCGCTTTGCCCATCCCCGCCATATCCGGCAAACTGACCGCTTCGTGGGCTTTGCCCCTCAGCGCAGAATTCGTATGACCCGCTCCCCGTTTCGTCGTCTCGTTTTTGGCACCCTGCGTCGCCTGCTGTATGTGTGGGTGCGTTCGGAGACGATCAATCAGTCGTCTTTCACCCTCAATCTGGACCGCAGCCGACCGGTGTTTTACGCGCTGCAAAACCCGTCGATGACCGATCTGGCCGTGCTCGACACCGAGTGCCGCAAGGCCGGTTTGCCGCGCCCGGTGCTGCCGGTGGCGGTCGGCGATCTGACAGAACCCGCTGCGTTCTTTTACCTCACGCCTGAGCCCGACTGGCTGGGTCGTCAAGACAAACGCGGCGCCCCACCGACGCTGGAGCGATTGGTCGGTGCCGTCACGCAGAACGCCACCGAAGACGCGCAGATCATCCCGGTCAGCGTGTTTTGGGGGCAGTCGCCAGACAAGGAAGACAGCCCGTGGAAATTGCTGTTTGCCGACAGCTGGGCCGTGACCGGACGCCTGCGCAAGTTCATCACCATCCTGATTCTGGGCCGCAAGACCCGCGTGCAGTTCTCCGCGCCAATCCACGTGCGCGACCTCGTCGATGAGAACAAGGGCTACGAGCGCACCGTGCGCATGGCCCAGCGTCTGTTGCGGGTGCATTTCCGCAACCTGAAAGCAGCGGTCATCGGTCCCGACATTTCTCACCGACGCAACCTGGTGAAAGGCCTGATCAACGACCCGCTGGTCAAACAGGCGATCCTCGACGAAGCGGCACGCGAGAAAATCCCGGAAGCCAAAGCACGGGAAAAAGCCCTGCATTACGGCAACGAAATCGCCTCGGATTACACCTACACCGCCATCCGTTTTCTGGAAGTGGTGCTGAGCTGGTTCTGGAACAAGATCTACGACGGCATCAAAGTCAGCCATATCGAAGGCGTGCAGAACGTCGCGCAGGGCAACGAGATCATTTATGTGCCCTGCCATCGCAGCCACATCGACTACCTGCTGCTGTCCTACCTGCTGTTCCGCAACGGCCTGACGCCCCCGCACATCGCGGCGGGCATCAACCTCAACATGCCGGTCATTGGCGGACTGCTGCGACGGGGCGGGGCGTTTTTCATGCGCCGCACCTTCAAGGGTAATCCGCTGTACACCGCCGTGTTCAACGAATACCTGCACACCCTGTTCACCAAAGGCTTCCCGGTCGAATACTTCGTTGAGGGCGGCCGCTCGCGCACCGGGCGCATGCTGCAACCCAAGACCGGCATGCTCGCGATCACCCTGCGCAGCTACCTGCGCAATTCCCGTACGCCCATCGTCTTCGTGCCGGTCTACATCGGTTACGAGCGCGTGCTGGAAGGCCGCACGTACCTCGGCGAACTGCGCGGGGCCACGAAGAAAAAAGAGTCGATTTTCGACATCTTTAAAGTCATTGGTGCACTCAAGCAAAAGTTCGGTCAGGTGTCGGTGAACTTCGGCGAGCCGATCAAGCTGGAAGAATTCCTCAACCACGAACAGCCCGACTGGCGCACCCAGGACCTGGGGCCGGTGTTCAAGCCCGCGTGGCTTAACGCCACGACCCATCGCCTCGGTGAACAGGTCGCACGTCATCTGAACGAAGCGGCGGCGGTCAATCCGGTCAACCTGGTGGCGCTGGCGCTGCTGTCGACCAACAAGCACGCGCTTGACGACCGCGCGCTGTCCCGTGTGCTCGACCTGTACCTGACGCTGCTGCGCAGCGTGCCGTACTCGCCCCACACCACCTTGCCGGAAGGCGACGGCGCGGCATTGATCGCGCACGTCAAAGGTATGGACCTGCTGTCGGAGCAGAGCGACAGGCTCGGCAAAATCCTTTATCTGGACGAGCAAAACGCCGTCCTGATGACCTACTACCGCAACAACGTGCTGCACATCTTCGCGCTGCCCGCGCTGCTGGCGAGCTTCTTCCAGAGTTCGTCGCGCATGACCCGCGAGCAAGTGTTGCGCTACACCCGAGCGCTGTATCCGTACCTGCAATCGGAGCTGTTCATCCGCTGGTCGCTGGACGATCTGGATGGCGTCATCGACCAGTGGCTGGCCGCGTTCGTCGAGCAAGGGCTGCTGCGCTTCGAGAACGACGTCTATTTGCGTCCGGCCCCTAGCTCGCGAAGTTTTGTGCTGCTGACGTTGCTGTCCCGTGCCATCGCCCAGACGCTGCAACGTTTCTACATGGCCATCGCGCTGTTGCTGAACAACGGGCAGCACACGCTGACGGCCGAAGAGCTGGAAGACCTGTGCACGATCATGGCTCAGCGCCTGTCGATCCTGCATGGCCTGAACGCCCCGGAATTCTTCGACAAGAGCCTGTTCCGGCACTTCATCCAGAGTTTGTTAGACGAGGATGTGCTGCGCAAGGACGACACCGGCAAACTGGGCTATCACGAGCTGTTGGGCGAACTGGCCGAGGGCGCCGCCAAGCGGGTTTTGCCAGCAGAAATTCGATTGTCGATTCGCCAAGTGGCACTGCATCGCGATGAAGAGGTCTTAGACGCAGGCCCGAGTGTCTGAGCCATCGCGCTCAACGTACGGCATCTGCGGGCACGCCCCCTTTGTGACATGGAGATTCACCCGATGAAACACCTGATTCTGGCCTTGGCCACCACCGTCCTGGCCGCTTGCGCCGGTCATGCACCGGACAATTTGAAAGGCACCCTCGATGGCGAGGTGTTCTACCTGCAACGCATGGCACTGCCGCCGACCGCTACCCTGAAAGTCACGCTGCAGGACGTCTCCCTGGCAGACGCACCGGCTCAGACGCTGGCCAGCGAGAGCGGCCCGATCAAGGGACAGGTTCCTTTGCCCTTCCATCTGACCTACGATCAGCAACAGGTCAAACCGGGCCACACCTATGCCGTGAGCGCGCGCATCGAGGTCGATGGCAAGCTGCTGCTGATCAGCACTGAACGCTATACGGTGGACCTGACGCTGGAAGAGAAACCCCGGGTCAAGATCCGGGTAAACCCGGCCAGCTAAAGGGCCTTTGCCCGATTTTCTTCACCTCCGAAAAGGACGTTACCCATGCTGCTTCGCTCCCTCTCGTTCACTGGCCTGTTCGCCGGGTTGTTGCTCTCGGCCAATGCCTTCGCGCTGTCGCTGGGTGACCTCTCGCAGTCGGACGCCACCGGTGGTCTCAAGGACGCGCTGACCCAAGGTGCGCAGATTGCCGTCAAGCAATTGGGCGTGCCGGGCGGATTCAGCAACAACAAGGACGTGCGCATCGAGCTGCCAGGCAAGCTGGGCAAAGTGGCGAGCAAGATGAAGCTGCTGGGCATGGGCAATCAGGTGGATCAGTTGGAAACCAGCATGAACCAGGCAGCCGAAGCCGCTGTGCCACAGGCCCAGGCGATTCTGGTAGATGCCGTGAAGAAAATGAGCGTGTCTGACGCCAAGGGCGTGCTGACCGGCGGCAAGGATTCGGCCACTCAGTACCTGAACAAATCCAGCCGCGATCAGATCCGCGCCAAGTTCCTGCCCATCGTCAAGCAAGCTACCGACAAAGTGGGCCTGGCGCAGCAATACAACAGCTTCGCCGGCAAGGCCGCGAGCCTCGGCGTGGTCGATGCGAAAGACTCGAATATCGAAGGCTACGTGACCGAAAAAGCCCTCGACGGCCTGTTCGAGATGATCGCCAAACAGGAAGAAGGCATCCGCGCCAACCCGGCCGGTGCCGCCACCAGCCTGGCGAAGAAAGTGTTCGGCGCGCTTTAACGGGCACCTTTCGCGAGCAACAAAAAGCCCCGACACTGCGAAGTGCCGGGGCTTTTTCATGAGCCGCGTTCAGAGATGCAACCAGGCCATCACGCCGAGCAAGACACTGACGCCACCCGCGCCGTACGAGACTTTCTGCAGCCACTCCTTGCGGGTCAGCAAAGTGATCGCGGCCAGAGAAATGGCCATCTGAATCGCCATCATTGCCTGCGCCCAGCGGTGGTGAGAATGCAGCACCTGCTCGGATTTCTCGTCCCACGCTTGCGCCTGCGCCTCAAGGGCTTCGGCCTTGAGCTTGGCAGCCTCTTTATCGGCCTTGTAACGCTGGACCTCCGCGACGTAATGCGCGCTGTCCAGACCGGGTATGTGGCTCGCCAGGTCCGCGAGGTTTTCACGGCTCGATTTGGCCTGGTAGTAATTCCACTGATTCGACGCCTCGGTCTTCTTGATCGCGGCATTGTTCTTGTCCATCGCCGCTTCGCTTTCAGTGGAACCGGCCTGATAGCTCAACAACGCACCGACCGTCGCCATGATCGCGGTCATGACCGCGATCTTCCCGGCAAACCGATCCCCGGTGGTGTGCGCATGCTCGACATGATGTTCATGAGGGCTGGGAACTTCGAAGGATTCGGACATGGACTTCTATCGCCTGACACGACGTTGACTCGGAGGTGCTTGAGCAGCCGGAGGCTGGCGGCGCGAATATAGGTGATATTCGTGAGGGCGAGAAGCGCAACGGTGGTTTCGTTCAGCCACAAGCAAGCTTTACCCGCGTGCTGCGACAAGCGCGGGAGCTGTGGGAGCGAATTCATTCGCGAAACGGTGGTACAGACAAAACCAATGTGTCGAATGTACCGGCCAATCGTCGGGCTGCCGCCCAGAATGAATTCGCTCACAGTTGAATCCGTGTCAGCCTCAACATCTGCCTGCGCCCCCACAGGGAACCACCTTTACGTCCCCTTCTTAACCCTGAACCACGCCGCATACAGGGCTGGCAAGAACAGCAACGTCAGCGCGGTCGCGACGATCAACCCGCCCATGATCGCCACCGCCATCGGGCCGAAAAACACGCTGCGGGACAAGGGGATCATGGCCAGGACGGCGGCCAGTGCGGTCAGGACAATCGGGCGGAAGCGGCGGACGGTGGCTTCGATGATGGCTTGCCAACGGTCGAGGCCGGCGGCGATGTCCTGTTCGATCTGGTCCACGAGAATCACCGAGTTGCGCATGATCATTCCGGACAGCGCGATGGTGCCGAGCATGGCGACGAAGCCGAAGGGCTGGCGGAAGATCAGCAGGAACAGCGTTACGCCGATCAGGCCCAGCGGCGCTGTCAGAAACACCATGAAGGTGCGTGAAAAACTGCGCAGCTGGATCATCAGCAAGGTCAGC
It contains:
- the dapE gene encoding succinyl-diaminopimelate desuccinylase: MTAPADLSPTLQLACDLIRRPSVTPLDADCQAVMMKRLGAAGFMLEPMRIEDVDNFWATHGTQDGPVLCFAGHTDVVPTGPVKAWQNDPFDALIDEHGMLCGRGAADMKGSLASMIIATERFVADHPNHKGKVAYLITSDEEGPAHHGTKAVVERLAARKERLDWCIVGEPSSTTLVGDVVKNGRRGSLGATLTVKGVQGHVAYPHLAKNPIHLAAPALAELAAEHWDEGNEFFPPTSFQISNLNAGTGATNVIPGDLTAIFNFRFSTESTVEGLQKRVADILDKHGLDWHVEWALSGLPFLTEPGALLDAVSSSIKTVTGRDTKASTSGGTSDGRFIATLGTQVVELGPVNATIHQVNERILASDLDVLTEIYYQTLVKLLA
- a CDS encoding putative RNA methyltransferase; the protein is MLTCPICSAPLDAADNGVVCPVGHRFDRARQGYLNLLPVQHKNSRDPGDNQAMVEARRDFLNAGHYAPVAKRLAELAAERAPAHWLDIGCGEGYYTAQIATALPHADGYALDISREAVKRACKRDPNLTWLIASMARVPLPDASVQFIASVFSPLDWDEAKRLLSPGGGLMRVGPTNEHLMELRQRLYDEVRDYADDKHLALVPEGMALKHSETLRFKLTLVDGQARANLLAMTPHGWRASAERRANVIDQAEPFEVTVSMRYDYFVLQ
- the plsB gene encoding glycerol-3-phosphate 1-O-acyltransferase PlsB codes for the protein MTRSPFRRLVFGTLRRLLYVWVRSETINQSSFTLNLDRSRPVFYALQNPSMTDLAVLDTECRKAGLPRPVLPVAVGDLTEPAAFFYLTPEPDWLGRQDKRGAPPTLERLVGAVTQNATEDAQIIPVSVFWGQSPDKEDSPWKLLFADSWAVTGRLRKFITILILGRKTRVQFSAPIHVRDLVDENKGYERTVRMAQRLLRVHFRNLKAAVIGPDISHRRNLVKGLINDPLVKQAILDEAAREKIPEAKAREKALHYGNEIASDYTYTAIRFLEVVLSWFWNKIYDGIKVSHIEGVQNVAQGNEIIYVPCHRSHIDYLLLSYLLFRNGLTPPHIAAGINLNMPVIGGLLRRGGAFFMRRTFKGNPLYTAVFNEYLHTLFTKGFPVEYFVEGGRSRTGRMLQPKTGMLAITLRSYLRNSRTPIVFVPVYIGYERVLEGRTYLGELRGATKKKESIFDIFKVIGALKQKFGQVSVNFGEPIKLEEFLNHEQPDWRTQDLGPVFKPAWLNATTHRLGEQVARHLNEAAAVNPVNLVALALLSTNKHALDDRALSRVLDLYLTLLRSVPYSPHTTLPEGDGAALIAHVKGMDLLSEQSDRLGKILYLDEQNAVLMTYYRNNVLHIFALPALLASFFQSSSRMTREQVLRYTRALYPYLQSELFIRWSLDDLDGVIDQWLAAFVEQGLLRFENDVYLRPAPSSRSFVLLTLLSRAIAQTLQRFYMAIALLLNNGQHTLTAEELEDLCTIMAQRLSILHGLNAPEFFDKSLFRHFIQSLLDEDVLRKDDTGKLGYHELLGELAEGAAKRVLPAEIRLSIRQVALHRDEEVLDAGPSV
- a CDS encoding YbaY family lipoprotein — encoded protein: MKHLILALATTVLAACAGHAPDNLKGTLDGEVFYLQRMALPPTATLKVTLQDVSLADAPAQTLASESGPIKGQVPLPFHLTYDQQQVKPGHTYAVSARIEVDGKLLLISTERYTVDLTLEEKPRVKIRVNPAS
- a CDS encoding DUF4197 domain-containing protein, with amino-acid sequence MLLRSLSFTGLFAGLLLSANAFALSLGDLSQSDATGGLKDALTQGAQIAVKQLGVPGGFSNNKDVRIELPGKLGKVASKMKLLGMGNQVDQLETSMNQAAEAAVPQAQAILVDAVKKMSVSDAKGVLTGGKDSATQYLNKSSRDQIRAKFLPIVKQATDKVGLAQQYNSFAGKAASLGVVDAKDSNIEGYVTEKALDGLFEMIAKQEEGIRANPAGAATSLAKKVFGAL
- a CDS encoding DUF4337 domain-containing protein; this translates as MSESFEVPSPHEHHVEHAHTTGDRFAGKIAVMTAIMATVGALLSYQAGSTESEAAMDKNNAAIKKTEASNQWNYYQAKSSRENLADLASHIPGLDSAHYVAEVQRYKADKEAAKLKAEALEAQAQAWDEKSEQVLHSHHRWAQAMMAIQMAISLAAITLLTRKEWLQKVSYGAGGVSVLLGVMAWLHL